From the genome of Primulina huaijiensis isolate GDHJ02 chromosome 11, ASM1229523v2, whole genome shotgun sequence:
tttgagattttttttttgataaaataacatattgATGACACTGTGGGGGATCAACCATGTTGAGATTTTAAGCTGTATATCCTCTCTCTTGGCAGCGTTCTGCGGAAGCAGCTGGACGTTCTGTGGTCTCGATGGTTGTGGATCACATATTTCTATGCATAAAAGACGCTGGTTAGTTTTCTACCATGCAAAGCATACCTTTGCAATTTTTTTCTTGTGGTTCTCCTTCCAAATGAAGCACCAAGTGGTTGCCGCTCTCCACCAGTTGGTTCAACTCAAAAGTTTTGAATTACATAGCAATTCAACCCCCATGTATTAATCGGGCCACTGGCAGGGGCAGAGTGTCTCCTGACTTTCCTTTTGGTCCAAAGACATTTATGTTTCAAGTCTTGGTCTAACAAGTTTGTTTGTCTTACAGAGTTCCAGCTAGAACTTTTGATGCAGTCACTGTTTTTTTCTCGGGTATTGTCTTGTGGAATTTGAAAGCTGTGTTCAAATGGGAAAAAAGTTACTTTCTTCTGTTAGAATTTACTTGCTTGGACAAAATACTGAAGGCTTTATTTCTTCTCGCAGGCAAGTGTTTCTGACGGAGAAAATGCCAAGTACTTGACTCGAGTTATGATTGGTGGTTTGTTTTTGAGGTTAGTTGAACCTATGTCTCATAGGTCGGGTGCCACGGATGTGTGATGAAACTTCTGATAAAGTTTATAGATCACAAACCACAATGACATGCTCAGtcagaaaaaattttaataaaagaaGAAACAGCCTTGATTCTGTGTCAAGTAAATAATTGACACTGTTATTGAACTCCCATGCTATTACGTGTCATCTGATTAGAACCTAAAGCAATCATCTAAATTGCTGACATGCAATCCAATCAATCTAAGCCCACATGCTTTTAGTGCTTTGTTCAACTTCAAAACAAAGTAGGTTTTATTTACTTCATGAAGTAATTTTCTCAAGTATTGGTTATTTGAACTCATCAATTATCAATGGTTTATTGGGAAaacaatttattatatttgtggCAAGAGAGGCTTTCTGAATGAGATTTTGTACGGAAGTCTATTCACTTTTATTGcatcatatcatttttatattcaTGGCATCTATAATGTTATTCGTACTATTGACTTCTTATATATGGTTAAATAAAATGCAGGGACACTTTTGCTCGGCCTTCATGCACCTTAGTACAACCGTCCATGGAAACTACTTCAGTTGATGCGTCACATATTCCAGACTTTGGTATACTATGATTTTCAAAATCGTTTTGGAATTTGACGTATGctgtttttgtgttttttgaaAGTGATTCCGTTCCTTCGCTGTCTGTGCAGGTAAGAACTTCTGTCCACCGATATATCCTTTGGGAGACCAACCGTGGCAATTGAATTGTAGAGTGCCTCTGATAAGCCTCCACTGTCTACAGCTCTTGCCCTCCCCAAATCCTCCGATATTTGCTTCAAGAACCGTTATTGACTGTCAGCCACTTATTGTAAGTATCTATCTTGCCCTTTCTTTTCATTCATGTATATTTCAACTTTCAGAATTTGTTTATTCTAATCTCAATTTAATTCTTACCTCTCACCCATATAATCAGATCCATCTTCAGGAAGAATCCTGTCTTAGGATATTGTCATTTTTGGCTGATGGAATTGTTGTTAATCGTGGAGCTGTGCTGCCAGATTGTTCAATTAAATCCCTTGCATTTAATCTTAAATGTTTAGACATTACGGTCCCACTGGAAATAAGAAACCCAGAGTACTCCTCTAGAATTTGTGACACATCTTTTGGGAGTTCATTTACTGGTGCAAGGCTTCATATTCAAGATCTGATGCTTTCCGAGTCACCTTCCCTTAAACTGAGGTTACTGAACCTTGAGAGAGATCCGGCATGCTTTTGTCTTTGGAAAGGTCAACCAGTTGATGCCAGCCAGAGGAAATTGGCTGCTTCAGCTTCTTTGATTTGTTTGGCTTTGGAGACTGACAACAGCTCAATTGGAAGTGACAACTCTCTTCTGGAGTCTCCGGATTTATGGAGATGCCTTGAGATGAAAGATGTTTGTCTTGAGGTAGCTATGGTGTCTGCAGATGGAAGCCCTTTAATAAATGTCCCACCTCCAGGAGGGGTTGTTAGATTAGGGGTTGCGTGTCAACAATATTCGTCAAACTCTTCAGTAGAGGAACTATTTTTCGTTCTAGATCTCTACACATATCTTGGTAGGGTTTGCGAAAGGATAGCTCTGGTAGGGAAAAAACAAAAGTCAAATGGAATAAGAAGTGACTCTTTGGGTGGAACTGTGTTGGAGAAGGTTCCTGGTGATAGTGCTGTATCTCTAGCTGTTGAGGAACTTCAGTTAAGATTTTTGGAATCTTCTTCTGATATTCCCGTTAAACCTTTAGTTTGTTTTATGGGAGAAAATCTATCCATCAAAGTCGGTCATAGAACATTGGGTGGTGCTAGAGCAATAACATCTACCCTACTGTGGGATAGAGTCAAGGTGGAATGTGCAGGCACTGTGGATAACTTGAGACATGAGAATGGCTCCAATTTAACCTCAGATTTTATTCATCTCGATGAAAATGAATACCATAAGTTACGAGCTGTCTTTTGGGTTCAAAAGAGTACCTCACCTTTTCTGGATATAAACATGGTCCATGTGATTCCATATAGTGCTCAAGATATCGAGTGCCATTCTTTGAATATCTCTGCTTGTGTTGCTGGTGTCCGTCTTGGTGGAGGAATGAATTATACTGAATCTTTGCTTCATAGGTTCGGAATTCTTGGGCCAGATGGTGGACCAGGTGAGGATCTTACTACAGGGCTAGAGAAATTATCCACTGGACCACTGTCAAAGCTTTTCAAAACATCACCTCTTATAATGGATGGGCTTGGAGAGAGTATAAGTAAGTCACTAAGTCAATATTACGTATCAACTTGTTTTTCCTCTGCTATTCATCTTCGAAttgatttctttttatttggtttatgTTTAGATTCTATTTCAGAAGATGGAAATAACAGTAGCCTTCTTCAGTTGGGTGTACCTGATGATTTGGACTTATCGATACAGTTGAAAGATTGGTTGTTTGCGCTTGAAGATTCACAGGAGATGAGCAATTGGAGGTCTTTCAGTGATTCTGAAAATTCTTTCAGAGAAGAAAGGAGCTGGCATGCAACATTTCAGAGTTTGCATGCCAAAGGAAAAAGCTGTCCAAAGCACGTAGTAGTTGGAAATGGAAAACCAAGTGTAATGCATAAACATCCAATCGAGTCAATCACTGTGAGCACCTTTTCCTTTGCTTAGGGCTATCTGTGTtgacatttaaatgttttttatatatatattgtatttaagATCTCGATAGCGAATCTATCCTGATTCCTAGAGGCTTGTGTATTCTTCTTGGTGATATTGAGATACTTTGTTGTGGGTCAACATGCTTGTTCATGGATCCTGTTATGACTGCAAATCAATCATATCTTCATAGTTGTAAATGGCTGTTGGATTTTGTAGGGAAAAACccttttttaattcaaaaaatatttgacgGTGTTGGGTTTTTTCAGATACATACATCTATTGCTTCGGCCTCGGTGTTAAGGGTTTATCTTTGTTTAGCCAAAAAATGAACCCAACTGTTGGAAATCTCTTTACCAAATTTGCATCACAAGTCATCTCAGGTACCacgttaaaaatatttacaGGTTGGCATGGAAGGCTTGCAGATCTTAAAGCCCGTGGCTTTGGAAGGGATCGTGTTGAATGGGATTCCTGAAAAAGGTGTCTTGCCGAATTGTTTAACTGAAACAGAGAAGCCAAATTATGGCAACCATGGCGTCAATGTGGAAGTTGAATTGATGGCTTCTGAAGATGGCGATGGTGCTGAGTCAATGGCCAATTGGATGGTGGAAAGCTTGAAATTCTCAGTGAAAGAACCGGTAAAGAGAATTTAAATTTGTTGTGTTATATCATTTTTTTGTAACTGAAATTAATATGGTGAAACTATTCCACTTCCTAGATTGAGGCCGTAGTGACAAAGGATGAGCTGCAACACTTGGTTATCCTGTGCAAGTCTGAGGTTGATTCTATGGGTAGAATAGCTGCTGGAGTCTTGCGTATTCTCAAATTAGAAGGATCCATAGGCTCGGCAGCTATCAGCCAACTAAGTAACTTGGGTAATGTAGTCAACATAGCTGAAACTCTAAACCAGTTCTGGGCCATTTTCTTTTACAGCGCCTGCGTAGTCAAGGTTCCTGATTTTCTTTTTTCCGCGACATGCAGGAAGCAAGAATTTTGATCGGATTTTTACTCCTGAGAAGTTGAGCAGAGGCTGTAGCCCCAGCAATTTTGGGCTCAGTTCGTCCTGTAATTTCATCCAAGGAAGTGGTGGTTCTGGCTTGGATTCGACAATGGCTTCTCTTGAGGATTCACAATCAAAATGTGCTGCTCTTGCTGCCGAATTAATAAGTAGGTCGGATTCCTCCGCTGAATACATTGATAATATTAAGGAACTAAATCAGAATCTTGAAAGAATGCAGAAATTACTCGAGCAATTAAGAACTCAGCTTTAGTTATTTTGTACGTATAATATACatattgggacgaagcatcccTTGGCAATTCTTTATTGTACATAGTACACATGCAGATGCACATGCACATAGTGTTTGTAACATTTTGTGGCTAGGCGAGATTGTATTTACGAGGAAATTTTGAATTGCTAGTGATGATTGATTTAAGAAGTTTTGATCAGCAAATGTACGAATTCCAGTAATCATCGTTTACTATATTGACATTATTTCATGAACCAAGTCTGTCCAATGCAAacatttttatgcattcttGTTTATATTTGTGTTTGAATATGGAAAGGGCTA
Proteins encoded in this window:
- the LOC140987629 gene encoding uncharacterized protein isoform X1, whose protein sequence is MESILARALEYTLKYWLKSFSRDQFKLQGRAVQLSNLDINGDALHASIGLPPALNVTTAKVGKLEIILPSVSNVQIEPIVVQIDRLDLVLVENEDDIDSSRGSSSASSISAARGSGYGFADKIADGMTLEVRTVNLLLETHGGARQRGGATWASPMASITIRNLLLYTTNEHWEVVNLKETRDFSSDKKFIYVFKKLEWGHLSIDLLPHPDMFSDAKFSNSIDESNRKDEDGAKRVFFGGERFIEGISGEAHITIQRTELNSPLGLEVQLHITEAVCPSLSEPGLRALLRFFTGLYVCLNRGDVDPSAQQRSAEAAGRSVVSMVVDHIFLCIKDAEFQLELLMQSLFFSRASVSDGENAKYLTRVMIGGLFLRDTFARPSCTLVQPSMETTSVDASHIPDFGKNFCPPIYPLGDQPWQLNCRVPLISLHCLQLLPSPNPPIFASRTVIDCQPLIIHLQEESCLRILSFLADGIVVNRGAVLPDCSIKSLAFNLKCLDITVPLEIRNPEYSSRICDTSFGSSFTGARLHIQDLMLSESPSLKLRLLNLERDPACFCLWKGQPVDASQRKLAASASLICLALETDNSSIGSDNSLLESPDLWRCLEMKDVCLEVAMVSADGSPLINVPPPGGVVRLGVACQQYSSNSSVEELFFVLDLYTYLGRVCERIALVGKKQKSNGIRSDSLGGTVLEKVPGDSAVSLAVEELQLRFLESSSDIPVKPLVCFMGENLSIKVGHRTLGGARAITSTLLWDRVKVECAGTVDNLRHENGSNLTSDFIHLDENEYHKLRAVFWVQKSTSPFLDINMVHVIPYSAQDIECHSLNISACVAGVRLGGGMNYTESLLHRFGILGPDGGPGEDLTTGLEKLSTGPLSKLFKTSPLIMDGLGESINSISEDGNNSSLLQLGVPDDLDLSIQLKDWLFALEDSQEMSNWRSFSDSENSFREERSWHATFQSLHAKGKSCPKHVVVGNGKPSVMHKHPIESITVGMEGLQILKPVALEGIVLNGIPEKGVLPNCLTETEKPNYGNHGVNVEVELMASEDGDGAESMANWMVESLKFSVKEPIEAVVTKDELQHLVILCKSEVDSMGRIAAGVLRILKLEGSIGSAAISQLSNLGSKNFDRIFTPEKLSRGCSPSNFGLSSSCNFIQGSGGSGLDSTMASLEDSQSKCAALAAELISRSDSSAEYIDNIKELNQNLERMQKLLEQLRTQL
- the LOC140987629 gene encoding uncharacterized protein isoform X2: MESILARALEYTLKYWLKSFSRDQFKLQGRAVQLSNLDINGDALHASIGLPPALNVTTAKVGKLEIILPSVSNVQIEPIVVQIDRLDLVLVENEDDIDSSRGSSSASSISAARGSGYGFADKIADGMTLEVRTVNLLLETHGGARQRGGATWASPMASITIRNLLLYTTNEHWEVVNLKETRDFSSDKKFIYVFKKLEWGHLSIDLLPHPDMFSDAKFSNSIDESNRKDEDGAKRVFFGGERFIEGISGEAHITIQRTELNSPLGLEVQLHITEAVCPSLSEPGLRALLRFFTGLYVCLNRGDVDPSAQQRSAEAAGRSVVSMVVDHIFLCIKDAEFQLELLMQSLFFSRASVSDGENAKYLTRVMIGGLFLRDTFARPSCTLVQPSMETTSVDASHIPDFGKNFCPPIYPLGDQPWQLNCRVPLISLHCLQLLPSPNPPIFASRTVIDCQPLIIHLQEESCLRILSFLADGIVVNRGAVLPDCSIKSLAFNLKCLDITVPLEIRNPEYSSRICDTSFGSSFTGARLHIQDLMLSESPSLKLRLLNLERDPACFCLWKGQPVDASQRKLAASASLICLALETDNSSIGSDNSLLESPDLWRCLEMKDVCLEVAMVSADGSPLINVPPPGGVVRLGVACQQYSSNSSVEELFFVLDLYTYLGRVCERIALVGKKQKSNGIRSDSLGGTVLEKVPGDSAVSLAVEELQLRFLESSSDIPVKPLVCFMGENLSIKVGHRTLGGARAITSTLLWDRVKVECAGTVDNLRHENGSNLTSDFIHLDENEYHKLRAVFWVQKSTSPFLDINMVHVIPYSAQDIECHSLNISACVAGVRLGGGMNYTESLLHRFGILGPDGGPGEDLTTGLEKLSTGPLSKLFKTSPLIMDGLGESIKDGNNSSLLQLGVPDDLDLSIQLKDWLFALEDSQEMSNWRSFSDSENSFREERSWHATFQSLHAKGKSCPKHVVVGNGKPSVMHKHPIESITVGMEGLQILKPVALEGIVLNGIPEKGVLPNCLTETEKPNYGNHGVNVEVELMASEDGDGAESMANWMVESLKFSVKEPIEAVVTKDELQHLVILCKSEVDSMGRIAAGVLRILKLEGSIGSAAISQLSNLGSKNFDRIFTPEKLSRGCSPSNFGLSSSCNFIQGSGGSGLDSTMASLEDSQSKCAALAAELISRSDSSAEYIDNIKELNQNLERMQKLLEQLRTQL
- the LOC140987629 gene encoding uncharacterized protein isoform X3, with translation MTLEVRTVNLLLETHGGARQRGGATWASPMASITIRNLLLYTTNEHWEVVNLKETRDFSSDKKFIYVFKKLEWGHLSIDLLPHPDMFSDAKFSNSIDESNRKDEDGAKRVFFGGERFIEGISGEAHITIQRTELNSPLGLEVQLHITEAVCPSLSEPGLRALLRFFTGLYVCLNRGDVDPSAQQRSAEAAGRSVVSMVVDHIFLCIKDAEFQLELLMQSLFFSRASVSDGENAKYLTRVMIGGLFLRDTFARPSCTLVQPSMETTSVDASHIPDFGKNFCPPIYPLGDQPWQLNCRVPLISLHCLQLLPSPNPPIFASRTVIDCQPLIIHLQEESCLRILSFLADGIVVNRGAVLPDCSIKSLAFNLKCLDITVPLEIRNPEYSSRICDTSFGSSFTGARLHIQDLMLSESPSLKLRLLNLERDPACFCLWKGQPVDASQRKLAASASLICLALETDNSSIGSDNSLLESPDLWRCLEMKDVCLEVAMVSADGSPLINVPPPGGVVRLGVACQQYSSNSSVEELFFVLDLYTYLGRVCERIALVGKKQKSNGIRSDSLGGTVLEKVPGDSAVSLAVEELQLRFLESSSDIPVKPLVCFMGENLSIKVGHRTLGGARAITSTLLWDRVKVECAGTVDNLRHENGSNLTSDFIHLDENEYHKLRAVFWVQKSTSPFLDINMVHVIPYSAQDIECHSLNISACVAGVRLGGGMNYTESLLHRFGILGPDGGPGEDLTTGLEKLSTGPLSKLFKTSPLIMDGLGESINSISEDGNNSSLLQLGVPDDLDLSIQLKDWLFALEDSQEMSNWRSFSDSENSFREERSWHATFQSLHAKGKSCPKHVVVGNGKPSVMHKHPIESITVGMEGLQILKPVALEGIVLNGIPEKGVLPNCLTETEKPNYGNHGVNVEVELMASEDGDGAESMANWMVESLKFSVKEPIEAVVTKDELQHLVILCKSEVDSMGRIAAGVLRILKLEGSIGSAAISQLSNLGSKNFDRIFTPEKLSRGCSPSNFGLSSSCNFIQGSGGSGLDSTMASLEDSQSKCAALAAELISRSDSSAEYIDNIKELNQNLERMQKLLEQLRTQL
- the LOC140987629 gene encoding uncharacterized protein isoform X4, which translates into the protein MFSDAKFSNSIDESNRKDEDGAKRVFFGGERFIEGISGEAHITIQRTELNSPLGLEVQLHITEAVCPSLSEPGLRALLRFFTGLYVCLNRGDVDPSAQQRSAEAAGRSVVSMVVDHIFLCIKDAEFQLELLMQSLFFSRASVSDGENAKYLTRVMIGGLFLRDTFARPSCTLVQPSMETTSVDASHIPDFGKNFCPPIYPLGDQPWQLNCRVPLISLHCLQLLPSPNPPIFASRTVIDCQPLIIHLQEESCLRILSFLADGIVVNRGAVLPDCSIKSLAFNLKCLDITVPLEIRNPEYSSRICDTSFGSSFTGARLHIQDLMLSESPSLKLRLLNLERDPACFCLWKGQPVDASQRKLAASASLICLALETDNSSIGSDNSLLESPDLWRCLEMKDVCLEVAMVSADGSPLINVPPPGGVVRLGVACQQYSSNSSVEELFFVLDLYTYLGRVCERIALVGKKQKSNGIRSDSLGGTVLEKVPGDSAVSLAVEELQLRFLESSSDIPVKPLVCFMGENLSIKVGHRTLGGARAITSTLLWDRVKVECAGTVDNLRHENGSNLTSDFIHLDENEYHKLRAVFWVQKSTSPFLDINMVHVIPYSAQDIECHSLNISACVAGVRLGGGMNYTESLLHRFGILGPDGGPGEDLTTGLEKLSTGPLSKLFKTSPLIMDGLGESINSISEDGNNSSLLQLGVPDDLDLSIQLKDWLFALEDSQEMSNWRSFSDSENSFREERSWHATFQSLHAKGKSCPKHVVVGNGKPSVMHKHPIESITVGMEGLQILKPVALEGIVLNGIPEKGVLPNCLTETEKPNYGNHGVNVEVELMASEDGDGAESMANWMVESLKFSVKEPIEAVVTKDELQHLVILCKSEVDSMGRIAAGVLRILKLEGSIGSAAISQLSNLGSKNFDRIFTPEKLSRGCSPSNFGLSSSCNFIQGSGGSGLDSTMASLEDSQSKCAALAAELISRSDSSAEYIDNIKELNQNLERMQKLLEQLRTQL